A genome region from Campylobacter concisus includes the following:
- a CDS encoding response regulator transcription factor — translation MKILLLEDDLGFQESVCEFLQTLGYEVCAVSDGQEACDLIEKNFYHLFILDIKVPGVNGHEVIKYIRSLNPSAPIMITTSLVDIGDMAIGYELGCNEYLKKPFELAELKFRVAELMRKYYGTDDKNIVKINEEFSFNLNKRVLYKNGKMVDLSAKEVALVECLVTHLNSYVSMEELRDLVWNDKDIEGADIRMHVLKIRNKTTNDFIISKRRIGYKIDAQEL, via the coding sequence TTGAAGATTTTGCTTTTAGAAGATGACTTAGGGTTTCAAGAGAGCGTCTGCGAGTTTTTGCAGACGCTAGGTTATGAGGTTTGTGCGGTAAGTGATGGACAAGAAGCTTGTGATCTGATAGAGAAAAATTTCTATCATCTTTTTATACTTGATATAAAAGTACCTGGTGTAAACGGTCATGAGGTTATCAAGTATATAAGAAGTCTAAATCCAAGTGCCCCTATCATGATAACAACATCTTTAGTTGATATAGGTGATATGGCGATTGGCTACGAGCTTGGCTGTAATGAATACCTAAAAAAGCCATTTGAGCTTGCTGAGCTTAAATTTAGAGTAGCTGAGCTTATGCGAAAGTACTACGGCACTGACGATAAAAACATAGTCAAGATAAATGAAGAGTTTAGCTTTAATCTAAATAAGCGAGTGCTATATAAAAACGGCAAAATGGTTGATCTTAGTGCAAAAGAGGTCGCTTTGGTCGAGTGCTTGGTGACTCACCTAAATTCTTACGTCAGTATGGAAGAGCTCAGAGATCTTGTCTGGAACGATAAAGATATAGAGGGCGCTGATATAAGAATGCACGTTTTAAAGATAAGAAACAAAACGACAAACGACTTTATCATCTCAAAGAGGCGCATAGGCTATAAAATAGATGCACAAGAGCTTTAA
- the nrfD gene encoding NrfD/PsrC family molybdoenzyme membrane anchor subunit, with product MNSMSGSLAQYTEIYWGWPIAFYLFLAGLSAGASIVAVLLAGKYGKDNYYFKAAALIAPVAIIFGLALLVVDLGKPLSFYWILLLYNFDSVMSIGVALLLVYTPLSVVYAVGAFKNEIASLKISICDLVANLAEKLSGPIGILLFILGIGVGAYTGFLLSAAHKIALWNTPVLPVLFLVSGLSCAGAFTLLIGVLKDKEKKHNDAAHYLLKFDFFAIIVEFLLIVALFVLVSNASASGANTVANALSANSLGLMFYIGVIGFGMALPIILDLSVLKAHDFKREIAVLNAIFVICGVFLLRCYIVYAGQIFI from the coding sequence ATGAATAGCATGTCAGGAAGTCTAGCTCAGTACACTGAAATTTACTGGGGCTGGCCAATAGCATTTTATCTATTTTTAGCAGGACTTAGTGCTGGTGCTAGCATCGTTGCAGTGCTTTTAGCTGGCAAATACGGCAAAGATAACTATTACTTCAAAGCAGCCGCTCTTATCGCTCCAGTAGCGATCATTTTTGGTCTTGCGCTTTTGGTAGTTGATCTTGGTAAGCCGCTAAGCTTTTACTGGATCTTGTTGCTTTACAACTTCGACTCAGTTATGTCAATAGGTGTTGCTCTGCTTCTAGTTTATACTCCGCTAAGCGTTGTGTATGCAGTTGGTGCATTTAAAAATGAGATAGCGTCACTTAAAATTTCTATTTGTGACTTAGTTGCAAATTTGGCCGAGAAGCTTTCAGGACCAATAGGAATTTTGCTTTTCATCCTAGGCATTGGTGTTGGTGCATATACAGGCTTCTTGCTAAGCGCAGCTCATAAGATAGCACTTTGGAACACACCAGTTCTACCAGTATTATTCTTAGTGTCTGGCTTAAGCTGTGCTGGTGCATTTACACTATTAATCGGCGTGCTAAAAGATAAGGAGAAAAAGCATAATGATGCCGCGCACTATCTATTAAAATTTGACTTTTTTGCGATTATAGTTGAGTTTTTACTTATAGTTGCACTTTTCGTGCTTGTTTCAAATGCAAGTGCAAGCGGCGCAAACACAGTAGCAAACGCACTAAGTGCAAATTCTCTTGGCTTGATGTTCTATATAGGTGTTATTGGTTTTGGTATGGCGTTGCCTATCATTCTAGACTTAAGCGTTTTAAAAGCGCATGATTTCAAACGTGAAATTGCTGTATTAAACGCTATTTTTGTTATCTGCGGTGTCTTTTTACTAAGATGTTACATAGTTTACGCAGGTCAAATTTTTATTTAA